A stretch of the Malus sylvestris chromosome 10, drMalSylv7.2, whole genome shotgun sequence genome encodes the following:
- the LOC126585919 gene encoding uncharacterized protein LOC126585919, which yields MEYSQSSKVLADDEEELMEKRSYHIFPCHFLEEAVRAFFKCLGIETKSQEDNENPKRATPASTPEQNDADPSLPTTDEDPPSSSATTGTTDEVAADTRTNLSARARPGLSVGGGGRINSSNN from the exons ATGGAGTACTCACAGTCAAGCAAAGTATTAGCTGATGATGAGGAGGAGTTGATGGAGAAGAGAAGTTACCATATATTTCCATGCCACTTCCTTGAAGAAGCAGTCAGGGCTTTCTTCAAGTGTTTGGGTATTGAGACTAAATCTCAGGAGGACAACGAAAACCCCAAGAGAGCTACTCCTGCTTCAACCCCAGAACAGAATGATGCAGATCCATCACTTCCGACGACGGACGAAGATCCTCCATCTTCATCAGCTACAACAGGAACCACA GACGAAGTTGCTGCAGATACAAGGACAAATTTGAGCGCTCGTGCAAGACCAGGACTAAGCGTAGGGGGAGGTGGGAGAATTAATTCATCAAACAATTAA